The region TAAAAAATCAAAAAAATCTTTGTCTTTGAATTGGAAATTAAAATAATTTTATTAAATCTTACAATTAAACAGTTTTTTAATCTAACCAACATTTTTTATTGCAATGTAGCAAATTGGATTTATATAATTTCAAAGAAAATAATCATCTAAACAAGTTCAAATTTTGTTCAGAATAATTATATGTGAGTTAACTTTTTTTGTCAATCATTAATTTATCCAATCAACTAATATTAGGAGCGATTACGGACAATTATTTGCGATTAGGAAGCTTTTTCTTAGTTTTTCTTAATTTTTGTAAAAAATTGTTTTCTAAGATTTCGTTAGATTTTCTCGTTTAATCGACTTAGATTGTTTTTAATCACCATTAATTAGCTCTATTTGAAAGTGAGAAATTTTTTTCACAGTGTTATAATTTTGTTAGAAGATGGGAAATTTTTGTTTGATCGAAAGTGAGGTCTTATATTTGAAAAAGGTCTATATAGACGGTGAACACCTGAGTTTGGAAGATGTGATTAATGTAGCTAAACATTATTACGAAGTGGCTATCGATAAATCTGTCCTTGAGAACATTGAGAACTCCAGAAAAATTGTAGAAAAGTTTGCAGAAGAGGAAAAAGTCATATATGGTATAACTACTGGCTTTGGAGAACTCTGTAATGTTTTCATTTCGAACGATAAAACAGAGAAATTACAAAAGAATCTGATCAGAAGCCATGCATGCGGAATTGGGGATCCTTTGGATATAGAAACTGTTAGAGCGATTATGTTGCTTCGTGCGAATTCTTTGGTCAAAGGTTTTTCTGGAATAAGGTTATCCACCATACAAACTCTGATTGATATGATCAACAAGAAGGTTCACCCAATAATACCAGAAAAAGGATCTTTAGGAGCCAGTGGTGATCTTGCTCCTTTAGCCCATATGGTTTTACCGATGATAGGAGAAGGAGAAGCTTATTACGAGGGCAAACGGTTAAATGGAAAAGAAGCAATGAAGTTGGCTGGAATAGATACGATAAATCTTGTTGCCAAGGAAGGTCTCGCTTTGATAAATGGAACACAAGTTATGACGGCTATAGGCGCATTATCGATATACGATAGCATAGAACTTTTAAAAACAGCAGACATAATTTCATCGTTGAGTTTTGAGGCGCTGAACGGTGTCATCGAGGCTTTTGATGAGAGGGTACACAATCTAAGACCTCATAAAGGGCAGATTGGCTCAGCTAATAATTTAAGGAAAATACTAGAAGGTAGTAAAATGGTGTCTCATCAAGGGGTATTACGTGTTCAAGATGCCTATTCCCTTAGATGTATCCCGCAGGTTCACGGTGCTTCACGTGATGCGGTAAATTATGTAGAAGATATCATCGTGAAAGAGATGAATGCAGCAACCGATAATCCTTTGATATTTTCAAAAGAAGAAGCGATATCCGCAGGGAATTTTCACGGTCAACCAATCGCATTGGGCATGGACTTTTTGGCAATTGCTCTATCTGAAATTGCAAATATCTCAGAAAGACGTATAGAAAGACTCGTTAATCCTAAATTGAGCGGGTTACCTCCTTTTCTGATAGAAGAAAGTGGTTTGAATTCTGGTTTTATGCTGGTTCAATATTCAGCCGCCTCTTTGGTTTCAGAAAACAAAGTCTTAGCCCATCCTGCAAGTGTTGACTCAATTCCTTCTTCCGCAAACCAAGAAGATCACGTTTCTATGGGTACAATCGCAGCGAGAAAAGCGAAGAATATTCTAAACAACGTCCAAAAAGTATTAGCTATGGAAATGCTTTGTGCTTGCCAAGCCATAGATTTACGAGGGAATAAAGGTTTAGGAAAAGGTTCAAAGATAGTTTATGATATAGTAAGAGATAAAGTACCAAAGATAAACGAAGACAGAGCAATGTACGAAGTGATAGATAAATGTGAAGACATATTAAAATCTGGCATAATCGTTAAAGAAGTGGAAAAAGTAATTGGTAAATTATTTTAAAGAAAGGAGAAATTATCATGGTGAACAATATCGATATTTCTAACGCAATGTCCATTAAGTTGGATGATGAACTCCCTCCTATGCCCAAATTCATCGAAGGCATAAGAAGGGCACCTAAAAGACCTTTAAACTTATCAAAAAGAGAAGTAGAACTAGCCCTTGCAAACGCCTTAAGGTACGTGCCGGAAAATTTGCATGAAAAATTGGCTCCAGAATTTCTGCAAGAGTTGTTTACTCGAGGTAGAATTTATGGATACAGGTATAGGCCTGAGGGCAACATTAAAGCAAAACCTATAGATATGTACAAGGGTAAATGTATTGAAGGAAAGGCATTTCAGGTCATGATCGACAACAACTTGGATTTCGATGTTGCTTTGTATCCTTATGAACTGGTAACCTACGGTGAAACCGGTCAAGTATGTCAAAATTGGATGCAGTACAGATTGATTAAAAAGTACCTAGAAGAACTAACAAGGGAACAAACTTTAGTTGTGGCTTCAGGACATCCCCTTGGCTTGTTCAGATCAACACCAAATAGTCCACGAGTGATAATAACAAACGCCTTGATGGTTGGGATGTTTGATGACCAAGAACATTGGATCAAGGCACAAGCTATGGGAGTTGCCAACTACGGGCAAATGACTGCGGGAGGTTGGATGTATATAGGACCTCAAGGTATCGTTCATGGCACTTACAATACCTTGTTGAACGCTGGAAGGTTGAAATTAGGGATACCACAAGATAGTGATCTAAGAGGACGTTTGTTTGTTAGTTCAGGTTTAGGTGGAATGAGCGGTGCTCAAGCTAAAGCGATAGAAATCGCAAGAGGCGTTGGAATAATTGCAGAAGTGGATTATTCGAGAATACAAACAAGACTAAACCAAGGTTGGTTAAAAACTTACAGCAAAGATTTGGACGAAGTTTTTGAAATAGCCTTCGATCATCTAAATAGAAAAGAATCCATTTCCATCGGTTATTATGGTAATATTGTAGATCTATTGGAATACATTGTAAAGAAAGGTATAAAGGTAGATTTGCTATCAGATCAGACGTCTTGTCACGCCGCCTACGAGGGAGGGTACTGCCCGCAAGGCTTGACTCATGAAGAGAAGAATCACCTCTTAGAAACAAATAAAGAGAGATTT is a window of Petrotoga olearia DSM 13574 DNA encoding:
- the hutH gene encoding histidine ammonia-lyase — translated: MKKVYIDGEHLSLEDVINVAKHYYEVAIDKSVLENIENSRKIVEKFAEEEKVIYGITTGFGELCNVFISNDKTEKLQKNLIRSHACGIGDPLDIETVRAIMLLRANSLVKGFSGIRLSTIQTLIDMINKKVHPIIPEKGSLGASGDLAPLAHMVLPMIGEGEAYYEGKRLNGKEAMKLAGIDTINLVAKEGLALINGTQVMTAIGALSIYDSIELLKTADIISSLSFEALNGVIEAFDERVHNLRPHKGQIGSANNLRKILEGSKMVSHQGVLRVQDAYSLRCIPQVHGASRDAVNYVEDIIVKEMNAATDNPLIFSKEEAISAGNFHGQPIALGMDFLAIALSEIANISERRIERLVNPKLSGLPPFLIEESGLNSGFMLVQYSAASLVSENKVLAHPASVDSIPSSANQEDHVSMGTIAARKAKNILNNVQKVLAMEMLCACQAIDLRGNKGLGKGSKIVYDIVRDKVPKINEDRAMYEVIDKCEDILKSGIIVKEVEKVIGKLF
- a CDS encoding urocanate hydratase; amino-acid sequence: MVNNIDISNAMSIKLDDELPPMPKFIEGIRRAPKRPLNLSKREVELALANALRYVPENLHEKLAPEFLQELFTRGRIYGYRYRPEGNIKAKPIDMYKGKCIEGKAFQVMIDNNLDFDVALYPYELVTYGETGQVCQNWMQYRLIKKYLEELTREQTLVVASGHPLGLFRSTPNSPRVIITNALMVGMFDDQEHWIKAQAMGVANYGQMTAGGWMYIGPQGIVHGTYNTLLNAGRLKLGIPQDSDLRGRLFVSSGLGGMSGAQAKAIEIARGVGIIAEVDYSRIQTRLNQGWLKTYSKDLDEVFEIAFDHLNRKESISIGYYGNIVDLLEYIVKKGIKVDLLSDQTSCHAAYEGGYCPQGLTHEEKNHLLETNKERFVELVNNSLRRHFELIKTMVERGTYFFDYGNSFMKAIFDAGVKEIAKNGLDESEGFIFPSYVEDIMGPLIFDYGYGPFRWVCLSGKREDLLKTDKAAMECIDPNRRGQDRDNYIWIRDADKNNLVVGTQARILYQDAMGRMKIALKFNEMVRKGEVGPILLGRDHHDAGGADSPFRETANIKDGSNIMADMATHDFAGNIARGMSLVTLHNGGGVGIGKAINGGFGLVLDGSERVDEIIKNAIPWDVMVGVARRSWARNEASIETSIEYNKENKNTDHITLPYIADENMVKDLVDKYYQG